One Clostridium novyi NT genomic window carries:
- a CDS encoding membrane protein insertase YidC → MGTLFGNYGSAFFSINWLNNAFIQFFQVMHNWIHSVVANPNISYGLTIIIVTIIIRLVLFPLNYKQIKSQVAMNEIQPELKKLQNKYKNDPQKQQQEMMKLYKEYGVNPLGGCLPLLIQWPILIALYYVFNNLSKIDPSITNVTFLGLKLMNPAILSPSHWYTWILPILSGLLTYLSTAIMTSKNADSAQIKQTRMMGGFMTLFITYMSFKFSTALVLYWVTNSLFQIGQTLVTQRSQKVKKEEVK, encoded by the coding sequence TTGGGAACTCTTTTTGGAAATTATGGTTCGGCGTTTTTTTCAATCAATTGGTTGAATAATGCCTTTATTCAATTTTTTCAAGTTATGCATAATTGGATTCATAGCGTAGTTGCAAATCCAAACATATCGTATGGTCTAACTATAATAATAGTAACCATAATAATTAGGTTAGTGTTATTTCCTTTGAATTACAAGCAAATAAAATCTCAGGTAGCTATGAATGAAATTCAACCAGAGTTGAAAAAATTACAAAACAAATATAAAAATGATCCTCAAAAACAACAACAAGAAATGATGAAACTATATAAAGAGTATGGTGTAAATCCTCTAGGAGGTTGTTTACCACTACTTATTCAATGGCCAATACTTATTGCTCTTTATTATGTATTTAATAATTTAAGCAAAATTGATCCTAGTATAACTAATGTAACATTCTTAGGACTTAAACTTATGAATCCAGCAATATTAAGTCCAAGTCATTGGTATACATGGATATTACCAATATTATCAGGCTTGTTAACTTATTTATCAACTGCAATAATGACTTCTAAAAATGCAGATAGTGCTCAAATTAAGCAAACAAGAATGATGGGTGGATTTATGACTCTTTTTATAACATATATGAGTTTTAAATTCTCAACAGCTTTAGTTTTATATTGGGTAACTAATAGTTTATTCCAAATAGGTCAAACATTGGTTACACAACGTTCTCAAAAAGTAAAAAAAGAAGAAGTTAAGTAA
- the yidD gene encoding membrane protein insertion efficiency factor YidD: MLKIILIHIIKFYRKYISPLKKPCCRFYPTCSKYALDAINKYGAFKGSIMAIKRILRCHPFNPGGYDPVK; encoded by the coding sequence ATGTTGAAAATAATATTAATTCATATAATAAAGTTTTATAGAAAATATATATCTCCTTTAAAAAAGCCTTGTTGTAGGTTTTACCCAACTTGTTCTAAGTATGCACTAGATGCTATTAATAAGTATGGCGCTTTTAAAGGTAGTATTATGGCTATAAAAAGAATTTTAAGGTGTCATCCATTTAATCCAGGTGGATATGATCCAGTTAAATAG
- the jag gene encoding RNA-binding cell elongation regulator Jag/EloR translates to MRSIRMSGKTVEDAVSKALTELNVTIDEVETNVIEEGSKGIFGIFKTKDAEVEVIVKEKAEDKARKFLRDVLDSMGVLAEIKIKEEDNVLKINLVGPKMGLIIGYRGETLDSLQYLVSLVVNKENNERYKKVTLDTENYRSRREETLKRLAEKLAYKVKKTSKFVKLEPMNPYERRIIHSTLQNDSYVVTYSEGEEPHRRVIIDLKKKA, encoded by the coding sequence ATGAGATCTATAAGAATGAGTGGAAAAACTGTAGAAGATGCGGTTTCAAAAGCTCTTACAGAACTTAATGTTACAATAGATGAAGTTGAAACTAATGTAATAGAAGAAGGAAGTAAAGGGATTTTCGGTATATTTAAAACTAAAGATGCTGAGGTTGAGGTTATTGTTAAAGAAAAGGCTGAAGACAAGGCAAGAAAGTTTTTAAGAGATGTACTAGATTCTATGGGAGTCCTTGCAGAAATCAAGATTAAAGAAGAAGATAATGTACTTAAAATTAATCTTGTAGGTCCTAAAATGGGATTGATTATTGGATATAGAGGCGAAACTTTAGACTCCCTTCAATATTTAGTTAGTTTAGTTGTGAATAAAGAAAATAATGAAAGATATAAGAAAGTAACTTTAGATACGGAAAATTATAGAAGTAGAAGAGAAGAAACATTAAAAAGACTTGCAGAAAAACTTGCTTATAAAGTTAAAAAAACTAGTAAGTTTGTAAAGCTTGAACCTATGAATCCTTACGAGAGAAGGATAATTCATTCAACACTTCAAAATGATTCGTACGTGGTTACATATAGTGAGGGAGAAGAACCTCATAGAAGAGTAATTATAGATTTAAAAAAGAAAGCCTAG
- the mnmE gene encoding tRNA uridine-5-carboxymethylaminomethyl(34) synthesis GTPase MnmE has translation MKEFDTIAAIATNLGESGVSIIRVSGDKALSIVSSIFTGKNDRKLDDIRTYSMRYGFIIDKDTKEKLDEVIVSYMKGPRSFTAEDVVEINCHGGVVVTKRILEEVVAAGARLASPGEFTKRAFLNGRIDLSQAEAVIDLINAKTELSAKSALEQSEGKLSREIGKIRNKLLEIIASIEATVDYPEDDLEEVTSEKGRESVSKLLDEIDSLLDHADEGKILREGLNTVIVGKPNVGKSSLLNALLMETRAIVTDVPGTTRDVIEEYMSIDGIPIKIIDTAGIRDTDDVVEKIGVEKSREKINNSDLTVLVLDNSRGLDDEDKEIINFIKDKKYIVLLNKMDLESKIDKEALKELNSKYIIEISAKTGSGLDKFKEVIKELFFSGKVASKDVMITNTRHKEALIRAKESLEASKNALDNTFAIDLASIDLRNAWKSLGEINGDTVEEDIIDKIFSKFCLGK, from the coding sequence ATGAAGGAATTTGATACTATAGCGGCGATTGCAACAAATTTAGGTGAAAGTGGAGTATCAATTATAAGAGTTTCAGGAGATAAAGCATTAAGTATTGTTAGCAGTATTTTTACTGGAAAGAATGATAGAAAGTTAGATGATATTAGAACATATTCTATGAGATATGGATTTATTATAGATAAAGATACAAAGGAAAAGTTAGATGAGGTTATAGTAAGTTATATGAAAGGCCCTAGAAGTTTTACAGCAGAAGATGTTGTTGAAATAAACTGTCATGGTGGGGTTGTTGTAACAAAGAGAATCCTTGAGGAAGTTGTAGCGGCAGGGGCAAGACTTGCATCCCCTGGTGAATTTACTAAAAGGGCATTTTTAAATGGAAGAATTGACTTAAGCCAAGCGGAAGCTGTTATTGATTTAATAAATGCAAAAACTGAGTTAAGTGCAAAGTCAGCACTTGAACAATCAGAAGGTAAACTTTCAAGGGAAATAGGTAAAATAAGAAATAAGTTACTTGAAATTATTGCAAGTATAGAAGCCACAGTTGATTATCCAGAAGATGACTTAGAAGAAGTTACTTCTGAAAAAGGTAGGGAATCTGTTAGCAAATTACTTGATGAAATTGATTCTTTATTAGATCATGCAGATGAAGGAAAGATTTTAAGAGAAGGATTAAATACAGTAATTGTAGGTAAGCCAAATGTAGGAAAGTCTTCACTTTTAAATGCATTACTTATGGAAACAAGAGCTATTGTTACTGATGTTCCTGGAACAACAAGAGACGTAATTGAAGAGTACATGAGTATCGATGGAATTCCAATAAAGATAATAGATACAGCTGGAATACGTGACACTGATGATGTTGTGGAAAAAATTGGTGTAGAAAAATCTAGAGAGAAAATAAACAACTCCGATCTTACAGTTTTGGTTCTTGATAACAGTAGAGGTTTAGATGATGAAGATAAGGAGATAATTAACTTTATAAAAGATAAGAAATATATAGTATTATTAAATAAGATGGATTTAGAATCAAAGATAGATAAAGAAGCGTTAAAAGAGCTAAATTCTAAATATATAATAGAAATATCCGCAAAGACAGGTAGTGGATTAGATAAATTTAAAGAAGTTATAAAAGAATTATTCTTTAGCGGAAAAGTAGCTTCAAAGGACGTTATGATAACAAACACAAGACATAAAGAAGCTTTAATTAGAGCAAAAGAAAGTTTAGAAGCTTCTAAGAATGCTTTAGACAACACATTTGCAATAGACCTTGCGTCTATTGACCTTAGAAATGCGTGGAAAAGTCTTGGAGAAATTAATGGAGATACAGTTGAAGAAGATATAATAGATAAGATATTTTCTAAATTTTGTTTAGGAAAGTAA
- a CDS encoding ParB/RepB/Spo0J family partition protein, with amino-acid sequence MSKKFGLGKGLGALIPEEPNEEKNSILKIDMNLIKPNIDQPRKNFDEAKIIQLADSIKEHGIIQPLILQKRGNIYSIIAGERRWRAAKKVGLKEVPAVINELSDKQILEVSLIENIQREDLNPIEEAIAYKKLIDEFKLTQEELSKQIGKSRTAITNCMRLLNLDSRVQDYLIDGVITEGHGRALLSLEDKEMQYKMALDIIDKELSVRQTESIIKNFKKKSINKKEDDANIKPYYNAIENKLENLFNTKVVLRSKGNRGKIQIEYYSEEDLQRIIDILKI; translated from the coding sequence TTGAGTAAAAAGTTTGGATTAGGAAAAGGGCTTGGAGCTTTAATACCAGAAGAACCTAACGAAGAGAAAAATTCAATATTAAAAATAGATATGAATTTGATAAAACCAAATATTGATCAACCTAGAAAAAACTTTGATGAAGCAAAAATAATTCAATTAGCAGATTCAATTAAGGAACATGGAATAATTCAACCATTGATATTACAAAAGAGAGGAAACATATATAGCATAATTGCAGGAGAAAGAAGATGGAGAGCTGCTAAAAAGGTAGGCCTTAAGGAAGTACCAGCAGTTATTAATGAACTAAGTGATAAACAAATATTAGAGGTTTCATTAATAGAAAACATACAAAGAGAAGACTTAAATCCTATAGAAGAAGCTATAGCATATAAAAAATTAATTGATGAATTTAAACTAACTCAAGAAGAGTTATCAAAGCAAATAGGAAAATCAAGAACTGCTATTACAAATTGTATGAGATTATTAAATTTAGATTCTAGGGTTCAAGATTACTTAATTGATGGAGTAATAACAGAAGGACATGGACGAGCTTTATTATCCCTAGAAGATAAAGAAATGCAGTATAAAATGGCACTAGATATAATAGACAAAGAGTTAAGTGTAAGACAAACGGAAAGTATTATAAAAAATTTCAAGAAAAAAAGTATAAATAAAAAAGAAGACGACGCTAATATAAAGCCATATTATAATGCTATAGAAAATAAATTGGAAAATTTGTTTAATACCAAAGTAGTATTGAGGTCTAAGGGAAATAGAGGTAAAATACAAATAGAATATTATTCTGAGGAAGATCTTCAAAGAATAATTGATATATTAAAAATATAA
- the rsmG gene encoding 16S rRNA (guanine(527)-N(7))-methyltransferase RsmG produces the protein MNSEKIFYDILNVAAENVDLEFNDKKYNQFIQYKDLLKDWNGKVNLTAITEDEEIIKKHFIDSMKIFQFEYLRKANKIIDIGTGGGFPGIPMKIMRPDADIVLLDSLKKRINVLDDILNKIGINDVETIHGRAEEFAKNPKYREKFDAVVSRAVANLASLSEFCLPYVKVGGYFVALKGPAVDEEVKIAKKAISILGGKLEEIREVEIEDSDLKHNLVIIKKIKNTPKQYPRKPGTATKKPLI, from the coding sequence TTGAATAGTGAAAAGATATTTTATGATATATTAAATGTTGCAGCAGAGAATGTTGATTTAGAATTTAATGATAAGAAGTACAATCAGTTTATTCAGTATAAAGATTTATTAAAAGATTGGAATGGAAAAGTAAATCTTACTGCTATAACTGAAGATGAGGAAATAATAAAGAAACACTTCATAGATTCAATGAAGATATTTCAATTTGAATATTTGAGAAAAGCAAATAAAATTATAGACATAGGTACCGGGGGAGGATTCCCTGGTATACCTATGAAAATAATGAGACCAGACGCAGATATAGTTCTTTTAGATTCATTAAAGAAAAGAATTAATGTTTTAGATGATATTTTAAATAAAATAGGAATAAATGATGTAGAAACTATACATGGTAGAGCAGAAGAATTTGCAAAGAATCCTAAGTATAGAGAAAAATTTGATGCAGTAGTTTCAAGAGCTGTTGCTAACTTAGCATCTTTAAGTGAATTTTGTTTACCTTATGTAAAGGTAGGTGGATATTTTGTAGCCTTAAAAGGACCAGCTGTTGATGAAGAAGTTAAGATAGCTAAAAAAGCTATAAGTATTCTAGGGGGAAAATTAGAAGAAATAAGAGAAGTCGAAATAGAAGATAGTGACTTAAAACATAACTTAGTTATTATTAAGAAAATAAAAAATACACCTAAGCAATATCCAAGGAAACCTGGAACTGCAACTAAAAAACCTCTAATATAA
- a CDS encoding ParA family protein, whose product MKVICIFNQKGGVGKTTTNINLCANLAMHGHKVLSIDIDPQGNTTSGLGIDKNKIKYSTYDVLTSDISIEEAIIESELIDNFYVVPSNMDLVGAEVELIDVKGRETILKRKIESIKDKFEYIFIDCPPSLGVLTINSLIAATSVLIPIQCEFYALEGVGQLLNTIQLVKKSLNKDLEVEGVVMSMYDNRTKLCNEVAQEVIKYFKDKVYNTTIPRNVRLAEAPSFGLPIVLYDDKCKGAEAYRDLLNEFLSRQSKGVVTVE is encoded by the coding sequence ATGAAAGTTATATGTATTTTTAATCAAAAAGGTGGAGTTGGAAAGACTACTACTAATATAAATTTATGTGCCAATTTAGCAATGCATGGTCATAAAGTATTATCTATTGATATTGATCCGCAAGGAAATACAACAAGTGGACTTGGAATTGATAAAAATAAAATAAAATATTCAACATATGATGTTCTTACATCGGACATTTCAATAGAAGAAGCTATAATAGAAAGTGAACTTATTGATAATTTTTATGTAGTTCCATCTAATATGGACTTAGTTGGTGCAGAAGTTGAACTTATTGATGTTAAAGGAAGAGAAACTATACTAAAAAGAAAAATTGAAAGTATAAAGGATAAGTTTGAGTATATATTTATAGATTGTCCTCCTTCACTAGGGGTTTTAACAATAAATTCTCTTATTGCTGCTACTAGTGTTTTAATTCCAATACAATGTGAGTTTTATGCATTAGAAGGAGTTGGACAACTTTTAAATACAATTCAATTAGTTAAAAAATCTTTAAACAAAGATTTAGAAGTTGAAGGTGTTGTCATGAGTATGTATGATAACAGAACTAAGCTATGTAATGAAGTTGCACAAGAAGTAATCAAGTACTTTAAGGATAAAGTTTATAATACTACAATACCAAGAAACGTAAGACTTGCTGAAGCCCCAAGTTTTGGACTTCCAATAGTTCTCTATGATGATAAATGCAAGGGAGCGGAAGCATATAGAGATTTATTAAATGAATTTTTAAGTAGACAAAGTAAGGGAGTGGTAACTGTTGAGTAA
- the mnmG gene encoding tRNA uridine-5-carboxymethylaminomethyl(34) synthesis enzyme MnmG → MSYFAGEFDVAVIGAGHAGCEAALASARLGVSTVVFATDLASVAMMPCNPNIGGTAKGHLVREIDALGGEMGINIDHTYIQSRMLNTSKGPAVHSLRAQADKRKYAERMKHVLETTDNLHLKQAEIIKVDIEDSKVKGVLTKNGAYYKVKAAILCTGVYLKSRIIIGDINYEGGPSGLAPANMLSQSLIESGIKITRFKTGTPARINRRTVDFSKMIEQKGDENIVPFSFMSENIEREQISCYLTYSGDETKKVVLENIDRSPLYNGSIKSVGPRYCPSFEDKIMRFPEKDKHQIFIEPEGENTEEMYVGGMSSSLPEDVQLKMLRSVPGLENAEMMRTAYAIEYDCIDPTQLELSLEFKDIDGLFSAGQMNGSSGYEEAGCQGLIAGINAALKLQGKEPLILKRSDAYIGVLIDDLVTKGTQEPYRMMTSRAEYRLLLRQDNADLRLTEMGHKIGLVKEDRYERFTKRKTAIEDEIERLKNIQITNKQEVNKFLEGLNSAGLKKPISLYELIKRPELNYFVVKDLDKDRAELPRDVQEQVNIISKYEGYIQKQLEQVEQFKKLENRLIPKEFDYKLVKGLRTEAIQKLDKIKPVNIGQASRISGVSPADISVLLIVLEQYNRNKGHKEEEF, encoded by the coding sequence ATGAGTTATTTTGCAGGTGAATTTGATGTAGCAGTTATAGGTGCAGGTCATGCGGGTTGTGAAGCTGCACTTGCTAGTGCAAGACTTGGAGTAAGTACTGTTGTATTTGCAACTGATCTTGCAAGTGTGGCAATGATGCCTTGTAATCCTAATATAGGAGGAACAGCAAAGGGACATTTAGTAAGAGAAATTGATGCTCTAGGTGGGGAAATGGGAATAAACATAGACCACACATATATACAATCTAGAATGTTAAATACATCTAAAGGACCAGCTGTACACTCATTAAGAGCACAAGCTGATAAAAGAAAATATGCTGAGAGAATGAAGCATGTTTTAGAAACTACAGATAATTTACATTTAAAACAAGCAGAGATTATAAAAGTTGATATAGAAGATAGCAAAGTTAAAGGTGTTTTAACTAAAAACGGAGCTTACTATAAAGTTAAAGCTGCAATATTATGTACGGGGGTTTACTTAAAATCTAGAATAATAATTGGAGATATAAACTATGAAGGCGGTCCGAGTGGTCTTGCTCCAGCTAACATGTTATCACAAAGTCTAATAGAAAGTGGTATAAAAATAACTAGATTTAAAACAGGAACTCCAGCTAGAATAAATAGAAGAACAGTTGATTTTTCAAAGATGATAGAACAAAAGGGTGATGAGAATATAGTTCCATTCTCATTTATGAGTGAAAATATTGAAAGAGAACAAATATCATGTTATCTAACTTACTCAGGAGATGAAACTAAAAAGGTTGTATTAGAAAACATAGATAGATCACCACTTTACAATGGTTCAATTAAAAGTGTAGGACCAAGATATTGTCCTTCTTTTGAAGATAAGATAATGAGATTCCCTGAAAAAGATAAGCATCAAATCTTCATAGAACCAGAAGGAGAAAATACAGAAGAAATGTACGTTGGAGGAATGTCAAGTTCTCTTCCTGAAGATGTACAATTAAAAATGTTAAGAAGTGTACCTGGTCTTGAAAATGCTGAAATGATGAGAACAGCTTATGCAATAGAATATGATTGTATAGATCCAACACAATTAGAACTTTCTTTAGAATTTAAAGATATAGACGGATTATTCTCAGCTGGACAAATGAATGGAAGTTCAGGTTATGAAGAAGCTGGATGCCAAGGGCTTATAGCTGGAATAAATGCTGCTTTAAAACTTCAAGGAAAAGAACCTTTAATTTTAAAAAGATCAGACGCATATATTGGAGTTCTTATTGATGACCTAGTTACAAAGGGAACACAAGAGCCATACAGAATGATGACATCTCGTGCTGAATATAGATTATTATTAAGACAAGATAACGCCGATTTAAGACTTACAGAAATGGGTCATAAAATAGGACTTGTTAAAGAAGATAGATACGAAAGATTCACAAAGAGAAAAACAGCTATAGAAGATGAAATAGAAAGATTAAAAAATATACAAATCACAAATAAGCAAGAAGTAAATAAGTTTTTAGAAGGATTAAACTCAGCAGGGTTAAAGAAACCAATAAGTTTATATGAACTTATAAAAAGACCAGAACTTAATTACTTTGTAGTAAAAGATTTAGATAAAGATAGAGCAGAGCTTCCGCGTGATGTACAAGAGCAAGTTAATATTATATCTAAATACGAAGGATATATTCAAAAGCAATTAGAACAAGTAGAACAATTTAAGAAACTAGAAAATAGATTAATTCCAAAAGAATTTGATTATAAACTAGTAAAAGGACTTAGAACGGAAGCTATTCAAAAATTAGATAAGATAAAACCAGTAAATATTGGTCAGGCATCTAGAATTTCAGGGGTATCTCCTGCTGATATATCTGTACTTTTAATAGTATTAGAACAATACAACAGAAATAAAGGTCATAAGGAGGAAGAATTTTAA
- the rpmH gene encoding 50S ribosomal protein L34 produces the protein MKMTYQPKNRQRKKEHGFRKRMRTLSGRNIIKRRRQKGRKKLTA, from the coding sequence ATGAAGATGACATACCAACCAAAAAACAGACAAAGAAAAAAAGAACATGGTTTCAGAAAAAGAATGAGAACTTTATCTGGAAGAAACATCATTAAAAGAAGAAGACAAAAAGGAAGAAAAAAATTGACAGCATAA
- the rnpA gene encoding ribonuclease P protein component, whose translation MKKNERIRKNIEFRRVYRRGKSYSNSLLVLYVFKNNNNVDTSRVGISVSKKVGNSVVRSRVKRLISESYRLNCSNIKEKYDLVFVARNKSKDKTYKEIEGSVTNLLKRAGLYN comes from the coding sequence ATGAAAAAGAATGAAAGAATAAGAAAAAATATAGAATTCCGTCGAGTATATAGAAGAGGAAAATCATATTCTAATAGTTTGTTAGTGCTGTATGTGTTTAAAAACAATAATAATGTAGATACAAGTAGAGTAGGAATATCAGTTAGTAAAAAAGTAGGAAACAGTGTAGTTCGAAGTAGAGTAAAACGATTGATTAGTGAAAGTTACAGATTGAACTGTAGTAACATAAAAGAAAAATATGATCTAGTTTTTGTTGCTAGAAATAAATCAAAAGATAAAACTTATAAAGAAATAGAAGGTTCTGTTACTAATTTATTAAAAAGGGCAGGTCTATATAATTAA
- a CDS encoding DUF4446 family protein, with amino-acid sequence MKQIMTHLIGVQPYIILGLIVVVVILLIMMLALLKSISKLEKRQRRLTRGMNNKNLEEIITSYLDKIDEVKEESNEVRQQQQELSETLSKCVQRVGVVRYKAFEDVGSDLSFSIALLDSNNDGVVITGIYGRNDSTVYAKPIDKGISRYDLSQEEQEVLIKASENIEE; translated from the coding sequence ATGAAACAAATAATGACACATTTAATTGGTGTACAACCCTACATAATACTCGGCCTTATAGTTGTTGTAGTTATACTACTAATTATGATGTTAGCACTTTTAAAATCTATTAGTAAGCTAGAAAAGAGACAAAGAAGGCTTACAAGAGGAATGAATAATAAAAACCTAGAAGAAATTATAACTTCTTATTTAGATAAAATAGATGAAGTTAAAGAAGAATCAAATGAGGTTAGACAGCAACAACAAGAACTTAGTGAAACATTAAGTAAATGTGTGCAAAGAGTTGGTGTTGTAAGATATAAAGCTTTTGAAGATGTTGGTAGTGACCTTAGCTTCTCAATAGCTTTATTAGATAGCAATAATGATGGAGTTGTTATTACTGGTATATACGGAAGAAATGATAGTACAGTTTATGCAAAACCTATAGATAAAGGTATTTCAAGATATGATTTATCACAAGAAGAACAAGAAGTGTTAATAAAGGCCTCAGAAAATATAGAAGAATAA
- the noc gene encoding nucleoid occlusion protein, translated as MKKDIKYISTDIIIPNTYQPRKYFNEDTIDELGESIRTYGIIQPLSVRKIEDNKYELIAGERRFRAAKKIGLKEVPVIVTDISDKDSAAIALLENIQREDLNFLEEAEAYENLIKEHKYTQAELANIIGKKQSTIANKIRILKLDKVIRQQVLENNLTERHARALLKLPSKELQKKVLKNVIKRGFNVKKTEELINKELLKLSGQELAADGKKKIKGIFAPRVYVNTVKQVFDKYGVNATYRTKESDKNIQVIISIPKK; from the coding sequence ATGAAAAAGGATATTAAGTACATATCTACTGATATAATTATTCCAAATACTTATCAGCCTAGAAAATACTTTAATGAGGATACTATTGATGAATTAGGAGAGTCCATTAGAACTTATGGGATAATTCAACCTTTGTCTGTTAGAAAAATAGAAGATAACAAGTATGAACTAATTGCAGGAGAAAGAAGATTTAGAGCAGCTAAAAAGATAGGATTAAAAGAAGTGCCTGTAATAGTTACTGATATTAGTGATAAAGATTCAGCTGCAATAGCACTTTTAGAAAATATTCAAAGGGAAGATTTAAATTTTTTAGAAGAGGCAGAAGCATATGAAAATCTTATAAAAGAACATAAATACACTCAAGCTGAACTTGCAAATATCATTGGCAAGAAACAATCTACTATTGCAAATAAAATAAGAATTTTAAAATTAGACAAAGTTATAAGACAACAAGTTTTGGAAAATAATTTAACAGAAAGACATGCAAGGGCACTTTTAAAGTTACCTTCAAAGGAACTTCAAAAGAAAGTACTAAAAAATGTTATAAAAAGAGGTTTCAATGTAAAAAAGACAGAAGAGCTTATAAATAAAGAGCTGTTAAAGTTATCAGGACAAGAACTTGCCGCAGATGGAAAGAAAAAAATAAAAGGAATATTTGCTCCAAGGGTTTATGTAAATACCGTAAAACAAGTATTTGATAAGTATGGAGTTAATGCTACATATAGAACTAAGGAGTCCGATAAAAATATACAGGTTATAATAAGTATTCCTAAAAAATAA